The following are encoded together in the Roseobacter denitrificans OCh 114 genome:
- the xylA gene encoding xylose isomerase has protein sequence MTDFFKDIPAIRYEGPDTENEFAFRHYNPDEVVMGKTLKDHLRFACAYWHSFAWPGGDPFGGQTFERPWFGDTMELAKLKADVAFDMFERLGVPYFCFHDADVRPEGDTFAESTKNLEEITDYFAEKMDATGVKLLWGTANLFSHRRFMAGAATNPDPEVFAYSAATIKSCMDATRKLGGENYVLWGGREGYETLLNTDMARERAQAGRMLQMVVDYKHKTGFAGTILIEPKPQEPTKHQYDYDVATVYGFLKDFGLEGEVKVNIEQGHAILAGHSFEHELALARALGIFGSIDMNRNDYQSGWDTDQFPNNVPEMALAYYEVLRAGGFDTGGTNFDAKLRRQSLDPADLILAHVGGMDACAAGLKAAAAMLEDGKLEAAREARYAGWSEGLGQKLLTSDLAEISDLVIAKGINPQPRSGRQERLENLVNKYL, from the coding sequence ATGACCGATTTCTTCAAGGACATCCCCGCCATCCGCTATGAGGGACCCGATACCGAGAACGAATTTGCGTTCCGGCACTATAATCCGGATGAGGTCGTCATGGGCAAGACGCTCAAGGATCACTTGCGGTTTGCCTGCGCCTATTGGCACAGTTTTGCATGGCCGGGCGGCGACCCCTTTGGCGGGCAGACCTTTGAGCGTCCGTGGTTCGGGGACACGATGGAGCTGGCGAAACTCAAGGCGGACGTCGCCTTTGACATGTTTGAACGTCTGGGCGTGCCCTATTTCTGTTTTCACGATGCAGACGTACGCCCCGAAGGCGACACCTTTGCCGAAAGCACCAAGAACCTCGAAGAAATCACCGACTATTTCGCCGAAAAAATGGACGCAACAGGCGTCAAACTGCTGTGGGGAACGGCCAATCTGTTCTCGCATCGCCGCTTTATGGCCGGGGCGGCGACCAATCCCGACCCCGAGGTTTTTGCCTATTCCGCCGCGACGATCAAATCCTGCATGGATGCGACCCGGAAACTGGGCGGCGAGAACTATGTGCTCTGGGGCGGGCGCGAAGGCTATGAAACGCTGCTCAACACCGACATGGCCCGCGAACGCGCGCAGGCGGGCCGTATGTTGCAAATGGTGGTCGATTACAAGCACAAGACCGGTTTTGCAGGCACCATCCTGATCGAACCCAAACCGCAGGAACCGACCAAGCACCAGTATGATTACGATGTGGCGACGGTCTATGGCTTCCTCAAGGATTTCGGCCTCGAAGGTGAGGTCAAAGTCAACATCGAACAGGGCCATGCCATTCTTGCAGGCCATAGTTTTGAACATGAGTTGGCGCTCGCACGGGCACTGGGGATTTTCGGCTCGATCGACATGAACCGCAATGACTACCAATCCGGCTGGGATACCGACCAGTTTCCAAACAATGTCCCCGAGATGGCGCTTGCCTATTACGAAGTTCTGCGCGCCGGGGGCTTCGACACAGGGGGCACCAATTTTGATGCCAAGCTGCGCCGGCAATCGCTTGACCCGGCGGATCTGATCCTTGCGCATGTGGGTGGTATGGATGCATGCGCTGCGGGGTTAAAGGCCGCTGCGGCCATGCTGGAGGATGGCAAGCTAGAGGCCGCGCGCGAGGCGCGCTATGCAGGCTGGTCAGAAGGTTTGGGGCAAAAACTGCTGACCTCTGATCTGGCGGAGATATCAGATCTGGTGATTGCAAAAGGCATCAACCCACAGCCCCGCTCAGGACGGCAGGAGCGGCTGGAAAATCTGGTGAACAAATACCTTTAA
- a CDS encoding NAD(P)/FAD-dependent oxidoreductase gives MLDSTVEDQTQAFLDQFGKALASGDIAAATEMFAQDCYWRDLVTFTWNIKTVEGKDQVEDMLRHQLATTKPSNWQVADGEVPTEEGGVTTAWIQFETEVARGYGLVRLREGKIWTLLTTMVELKGHEEPKGFDRPLGAKHGAGKNRSTWQEEREKELAELGYTEQPYCLIIGGGQGGIALGARLRQLGVPTIIVEGNERAGDSWRNRYKSLCLHDPVWYDHLPYLKFPDNWPVFSPKDKIGDWLEMYTKVMELNYWTKTWARSASYDEASKEWTVVVDRDGEEVTLRPKQLVMATGMSGKKRMPDFPGMDTFKGVQQHSSEHDGPDDWAGKKAVVIGSNNSAHDICAALWESDVDVTMVQRSSTHIVRSETLMEVGLGALYSEEAVRNGMTTEKADLIFASLPYAILHEFQIPAYAQMKEQDKEFYDGLEKAGFQLDWGDDDSGLFMKYLRRGSGYYIDVGASQLIIDGEIKLASGQVTEVVGDGVILDTGQMLEADLIVYATGYNSMNGWVADLMGQEMADKVGKVWGLGSNTTKDPGPWEGEQRNMWKPTQQENLWFHGGNLHQSRHYSQFLSLQIKARMEGIETPVYGLQEVHHLS, from the coding sequence ATGCTCGATTCAACGGTTGAAGACCAGACACAGGCGTTTCTGGATCAATTCGGCAAGGCGCTGGCAAGCGGGGATATCGCGGCCGCGACAGAGATGTTTGCGCAAGACTGCTATTGGCGGGATCTCGTGACTTTTACGTGGAACATCAAGACGGTCGAAGGCAAAGATCAGGTCGAAGACATGCTCAGGCATCAGCTTGCGACCACGAAGCCCAGCAACTGGCAGGTGGCAGACGGGGAGGTTCCCACCGAAGAGGGTGGCGTGACCACCGCATGGATACAGTTTGAAACCGAAGTCGCGCGCGGCTACGGGCTGGTGCGGCTGCGGGAGGGGAAAATCTGGACCCTGCTGACAACCATGGTCGAGTTGAAAGGCCATGAAGAGCCGAAAGGGTTTGATCGCCCCTTGGGCGCAAAGCATGGCGCAGGCAAGAACCGCAGCACATGGCAGGAAGAGCGCGAAAAGGAACTGGCGGAATTGGGCTATACCGAGCAACCCTACTGCCTGATTATTGGCGGCGGTCAGGGCGGCATTGCTTTGGGCGCGCGGCTGCGCCAGCTTGGGGTGCCGACGATCATCGTGGAGGGCAACGAACGTGCCGGGGACAGTTGGCGCAACCGCTATAAATCGCTCTGCCTACATGATCCGGTCTGGTATGACCATCTGCCCTATTTGAAGTTCCCGGACAACTGGCCGGTCTTTTCGCCCAAGGATAAGATCGGCGACTGGCTGGAAATGTACACGAAGGTGATGGAGCTGAACTACTGGACCAAAACCTGGGCCAGGTCGGCCAGCTATGACGAGGCGAGCAAGGAATGGACGGTCGTGGTGGATCGTGACGGGGAAGAGGTCACGCTGAGGCCCAAGCAACTGGTGATGGCCACGGGGATGTCCGGGAAAAAGCGAATGCCCGATTTCCCCGGCATGGATACATTCAAGGGCGTGCAGCAGCATTCTTCCGAACACGACGGCCCGGACGACTGGGCGGGCAAGAAAGCCGTGGTGATCGGGTCCAACAATTCCGCGCATGATATTTGTGCAGCCCTTTGGGAGAGCGATGTGGATGTCACGATGGTGCAGCGCTCATCAACGCATATCGTGCGCTCTGAAACGCTGATGGAGGTCGGCCTCGGCGCGCTTTATTCCGAAGAGGCGGTGCGCAATGGTATGACCACCGAAAAGGCGGATTTGATCTTTGCCTCGCTGCCCTATGCGATCCTGCATGAGTTTCAGATACCCGCCTATGCGCAGATGAAAGAGCAGGACAAAGAGTTCTATGACGGGCTGGAAAAGGCCGGGTTTCAGCTTGATTGGGGCGATGATGACTCGGGCCTTTTCATGAAGTACCTGCGCCGGGGCTCGGGGTATTACATTGATGTGGGCGCAAGCCAGCTGATCATTGATGGTGAGATCAAACTGGCCAGTGGGCAGGTCACTGAAGTGGTCGGGGATGGTGTTATCCTTGATACCGGTCAGATGCTTGAAGCCGATCTGATTGTTTATGCGACGGGGTACAACTCCATGAACGGATGGGTTGCGGACCTGATGGGCCAGGAGATGGCCGACAAGGTCGGCAAGGTCTGGGGCCTTGGCTCGAACACGACCAAGGACCCCGGTCCATGGGAGGGGGAGCAACGCAATATGTGGAAGCCGACCCAGCAGGAAAACCTCTGGTTTCATGGTGGGAACCTGCACCAATCCAGACATTATTCGCAGTTTCTATCGCTTCAGATCAAGGCGAGGATGGAAGGCATCGAAACACCGGTCTACGGCCTGCAGGAAGTCCATCACCTGTCCTAA
- the xylB gene encoding xylulokinase has translation MDAQQNILSEHAVPLSVERRQDGWSEQDPQSWCDAAIEALSALAAHPACGEVMGIGLSGHMHGATLIGADDAPLRPCMLWNDTRSHVEAAGMDADPQFRDISGNIVFPGFTAPKVEWVRRNEPHVFDQTAKVLLPKDYLRRFLTGEYFSEMSDAAGTAWFDTGKRDWSDALLSECGLTRAQMPALVEGSTPSGTLRKDLAAQTGVPQCTVAGGAGDNAAAAIGAGVVTEGSAFLSLGTSGVLFAANAGYRPAPSSAVHTFCHALPDTWHQMGVILAATDALEWLARLTGQSAAALTRDLGVVRAPEKTLFLPYLGGERTPHNDAQIRGQFLHLDHATDAKAAARAVLQGVSFAFADCKDALSATGTKVTRALALGGGAKSDHWVAMLATTLNITLDVPRDGDFGAALGAARLAMMASTGGGADIASQPPISRSVDPDPALHAAMADAHARYNHAYTLLKDL, from the coding sequence ATGGACGCACAACAGAACATCCTGTCCGAACATGCTGTTCCCCTGAGCGTGGAGCGCCGGCAGGACGGATGGTCCGAACAGGACCCGCAAAGTTGGTGCGATGCTGCCATCGAAGCACTGAGCGCTTTGGCAGCACACCCGGCCTGCGGCGAGGTTATGGGTATTGGCCTGTCGGGCCATATGCATGGCGCAACGTTGATCGGGGCAGATGATGCGCCGCTGCGGCCCTGTATGCTTTGGAACGACACGCGCAGCCACGTCGAGGCCGCAGGCATGGACGCCGATCCGCAATTTCGCGATATCAGTGGCAATATCGTCTTTCCCGGATTTACTGCACCCAAGGTCGAATGGGTCCGCCGAAACGAGCCGCATGTCTTCGATCAGACCGCCAAAGTCCTGCTGCCCAAGGACTACCTGCGCCGGTTCCTGACCGGTGAATATTTCTCGGAGATGTCGGATGCGGCGGGCACCGCGTGGTTTGACACCGGGAAACGGGACTGGTCGGATGCGCTGCTTTCTGAATGCGGCCTGACGCGCGCGCAGATGCCCGCGCTGGTCGAGGGGTCGACCCCATCTGGCACATTGCGCAAGGATCTTGCCGCGCAGACGGGTGTCCCGCAATGCACCGTCGCGGGCGGGGCCGGTGACAACGCCGCCGCCGCGATCGGCGCGGGCGTTGTCACGGAAGGCTCTGCGTTTTTGTCGCTGGGCACGTCGGGGGTTCTTTTTGCCGCGAACGCGGGCTACCGCCCTGCCCCTTCCTCTGCTGTGCACACATTTTGTCATGCGCTGCCCGACACGTGGCACCAGATGGGCGTGATCCTCGCGGCAACTGACGCTTTGGAATGGCTTGCCCGGCTCACGGGTCAGAGTGCGGCGGCCTTGACCCGCGACCTTGGCGTCGTGCGCGCGCCCGAAAAGACGCTGTTTCTGCCCTATCTGGGCGGGGAGCGGACACCGCATAACGACGCGCAAATCCGTGGACAGTTCCTGCATCTTGATCATGCGACAGACGCCAAGGCCGCCGCCCGCGCCGTTTTGCAGGGTGTCAGCTTTGCCTTTGCCGATTGCAAGGACGCGCTGAGCGCCACGGGCACGAAAGTCACACGCGCGCTGGCGCTTGGCGGGGGGGCCAAATCCGATCACTGGGTCGCGATGCTGGCCACGACATTGAACATCACGCTCGATGTCCCCAGGGACGGTGATTTCGGCGCAGCACTGGGCGCTGCGCGATTGGCGATGATGGCCAGCACAGGCGGGGGCGCGGACATTGCATCGCAGCCGCCCATCTCCCGCAGCGTTGACCCTGATCCTGCCCTGCACGCTGCCATGGCCGATGCGCATGCGCGGTATAATCATGCCTATACACTTCTGAAGGACCTTTGA